A window of the Schlesneria paludicola DSM 18645 genome harbors these coding sequences:
- a CDS encoding bifunctional serine/threonine-protein kinase/formylglycine-generating enzyme family protein — MSSGDLQFEDLQDLVGRELDGRYVLEKFIDRGGYGAVYRGNDKKFNQSVAIKVGLSSREFMKEARLAAEVKHNHIVQVSDFGSDKGIAYLVMEFLHGEDLEKLFKKQGSRLSPEQLRKFVNEVGDALAYAHADQLIHRDLKPRNIILREHVSKAGTSTGNSKFVLLDFGIAAKLDSEGTQRNRTQDGAGTVEYMAPELLGREPRATPQSDIYAFGVILYQMLTGQVPFPQADTSHMALAECLNAICRSAPPPFRDVAPDRHHPPAIETLVMQCLEKDPARRPASMSEVRERYLEAHDRAQKRPVTAKKVTRNLVNTIRPTDLIDDGEDDDELEPAVVQTLVRTPPPRSSGLGPWLFLLFAALCGGGWYAYKQITIPPASVSLTNDAGNEISPDTPVLIEAGTSVKLTYIVDLHRNAPLDFEVAEKPQGVDVALTNGPLPGTSQYVTISVTDLNPKIIEPLPIVLRAYEPGGSKSWERHVKISIGRPSLSWWPTELNKLKFSESPDSRRVKLGGKIFATIIQRDVAGHSVRFRLIPAKRIDDRSVDTFYIMERLVTNQMFNEFAKENVDFELTPRKPDERTWERTDLTESPVTDICVLEAQKFAWWLGGPQIATLPSTLEWELAAGYRDFIRIIKEKNGETSIENIGDDKLRDFKRVKFEGHPLGATAWIGVGPTLGLYQDVDGEQLNERSPYGCLFPPLPDGRRAIEFTSSLNNTLSFKTSDLRIICQHGIPNQHDPVLKDYSAVMRGAKEATDEKEIQWVTEYQGSLKIKTDSDLTDEVGECPLRVIDRPDGRKSSWSFRVVLLPDISP, encoded by the coding sequence ATGTCGAGTGGCGACCTACAGTTCGAGGATCTGCAGGATCTTGTCGGACGCGAACTTGACGGGCGTTACGTCCTCGAAAAATTCATCGATCGAGGCGGCTATGGGGCCGTGTACCGGGGAAATGACAAGAAATTCAATCAGTCTGTGGCCATCAAGGTCGGACTGTCGTCGCGCGAGTTCATGAAAGAAGCGCGACTTGCGGCCGAAGTGAAGCACAATCACATCGTCCAGGTCAGCGATTTCGGCAGCGACAAAGGGATTGCCTATCTTGTCATGGAGTTTCTTCATGGCGAAGACCTCGAAAAGCTGTTCAAGAAACAAGGCTCGCGGCTCAGTCCCGAGCAACTTCGTAAATTTGTGAACGAAGTCGGTGACGCGCTGGCTTATGCGCATGCCGATCAACTGATCCATCGTGATTTGAAACCACGAAACATCATTCTCCGCGAGCACGTCAGCAAAGCTGGAACGTCAACTGGAAATAGCAAGTTCGTGCTGCTGGACTTCGGAATCGCGGCAAAACTCGATTCGGAAGGAACTCAGCGTAATCGCACTCAGGACGGCGCCGGAACCGTCGAATACATGGCACCCGAACTTCTTGGCCGGGAACCGCGCGCCACGCCGCAGTCCGACATTTATGCGTTCGGCGTGATTCTCTATCAGATGTTGACGGGCCAGGTTCCATTTCCGCAAGCCGACACGTCCCATATGGCGCTTGCCGAATGTTTGAACGCCATTTGCCGCTCCGCGCCGCCTCCCTTTCGTGACGTGGCTCCAGACCGACACCATCCGCCCGCGATTGAAACGCTGGTAATGCAGTGTCTGGAGAAGGATCCCGCACGCCGTCCCGCCAGCATGAGCGAAGTGCGTGAGCGATATCTCGAAGCGCACGACCGTGCGCAAAAGCGTCCGGTGACCGCCAAGAAGGTGACCCGCAACCTCGTCAACACGATCCGTCCAACGGATCTGATTGACGATGGCGAAGACGACGACGAACTTGAGCCGGCGGTTGTCCAGACGCTGGTGCGGACACCACCGCCTCGCAGTTCGGGTCTTGGTCCCTGGTTGTTCCTGCTGTTCGCGGCGCTCTGTGGTGGCGGATGGTATGCGTACAAGCAAATCACGATTCCGCCTGCCTCGGTGTCGCTGACAAATGACGCGGGAAACGAAATCAGTCCCGACACCCCCGTCCTGATCGAAGCCGGAACGAGCGTCAAGCTAACGTACATTGTCGATCTTCATCGCAACGCGCCGCTCGATTTCGAAGTGGCCGAGAAGCCGCAGGGCGTCGACGTGGCATTGACGAATGGCCCCCTGCCTGGAACGTCGCAGTATGTGACAATTTCCGTCACCGACCTGAATCCCAAAATCATTGAGCCACTTCCGATCGTGTTGCGGGCCTACGAGCCAGGGGGTTCGAAGTCGTGGGAACGTCACGTCAAAATCTCGATCGGTCGACCGTCCCTGTCCTGGTGGCCGACAGAACTGAACAAGCTCAAATTCAGCGAATCTCCCGATTCGCGCCGGGTCAAATTGGGCGGTAAGATCTTCGCCACGATCATTCAGCGTGATGTCGCTGGCCATTCGGTTCGCTTTCGCTTGATACCCGCGAAACGAATCGACGACCGAAGCGTCGACACGTTTTACATCATGGAACGGCTCGTCACGAATCAGATGTTCAACGAATTCGCCAAAGAAAACGTCGATTTCGAGCTGACGCCGCGAAAGCCCGATGAACGAACTTGGGAGAGAACAGACCTGACCGAAAGTCCGGTCACCGACATCTGCGTTCTTGAAGCTCAAAAGTTTGCCTGGTGGCTCGGAGGACCTCAGATTGCCACGCTACCGTCGACGCTGGAATGGGAACTCGCGGCGGGCTACCGAGACTTTATCCGGATCATCAAAGAGAAAAACGGCGAGACTTCAATCGAGAATATCGGCGACGACAAGCTTCGTGATTTCAAGCGAGTGAAATTCGAAGGTCATCCCCTCGGCGCGACAGCTTGGATTGGCGTAGGCCCGACTCTAGGACTGTACCAGGATGTCGATGGCGAACAGTTGAATGAGAGATCCCCCTACGGATGCCTTTTCCCACCGCTTCCCGATGGACGTCGCGCCATCGAATTCACAAGTAGCCTCAATAATACACTCAGCTTCAAAACCTCCGATCTGCGGATCATCTGTCAGCACGGAATTCCCAATCAACACGATCCCGTCTTGAAGGACTATTCCGCCGTGATGCGTGGTGCCAAAGAGGCCACGGACGAAAAAGAGATTCAATGGGTGACGGAATATCAGGGCTCGCTGAAGATCAAGACGGATAGTGACCTCACCGATGAAGTCGGCGAATGTCCACTTCGCGTGATCGATCGACCTGACGGTCGCAAGTCCTCCTGGAGCTTCCGGGTGGTCCTGTTGCCCGATATCTCGCCTTGA
- the trpB gene encoding tryptophan synthase subunit beta, which translates to MSVASSKAPSSTLGPATSQVPDAEGRFGEFGRRFVPETLMHALEELTVEYAKAKADPEFQKQLDGLLRTFVGRPNPLYFAERLTKECGGAQIYFKREDLNHTGAHKINNTIGQTLLTLRMGKKRVIAETGAGQHGVATATACARFGLPCVVYMGEEDIRRQKLNVFIMRTMGAEVRPVTSGSRTLRDAINEAMRDWMASVDDTHYILGSVVGPHPFPMIVRDFQSVIGRESRAQCLETTGRLPSEVVACVGGGSNSAGMFYPFVDDTDVELTGVEPGGRGPKPGDHAGTLSYGSKGILHGTYSYVLQDADGQTSDVHSISAGLDYPGVGPEHAYWKDTGRVRYLTIGDEQALATVRHVARTEGILPALESSHAIAYALDRAKQRPASDIIVVCLSGRGDKDVNEVARLTGQEL; encoded by the coding sequence ATGTCAGTTGCTTCGTCCAAAGCTCCGTCTTCAACGCTCGGCCCTGCGACGTCTCAAGTCCCCGACGCCGAAGGCCGGTTTGGAGAATTCGGACGACGGTTTGTCCCGGAAACTCTGATGCACGCTCTAGAAGAGCTCACAGTGGAGTATGCCAAGGCCAAAGCCGATCCAGAGTTCCAAAAGCAACTGGACGGATTGCTACGAACATTCGTCGGTCGCCCCAATCCTCTGTATTTCGCCGAGCGTTTGACCAAGGAATGTGGTGGAGCCCAGATCTACTTCAAACGTGAAGATTTGAATCATACGGGCGCTCACAAGATCAATAACACCATCGGTCAGACGCTGCTGACGCTTCGGATGGGAAAGAAACGAGTCATCGCGGAGACAGGTGCCGGACAGCATGGGGTCGCGACGGCCACCGCCTGTGCGCGATTCGGTTTGCCATGCGTCGTGTATATGGGTGAAGAAGACATTCGTCGACAGAAACTCAATGTCTTCATCATGCGCACCATGGGGGCCGAAGTACGACCGGTGACAAGTGGATCGCGGACGCTGCGTGATGCCATCAATGAAGCGATGCGTGACTGGATGGCGTCTGTCGACGACACGCATTACATCCTGGGCTCGGTCGTGGGGCCGCATCCGTTTCCCATGATCGTACGTGACTTTCAGTCGGTCATCGGACGTGAATCGCGAGCACAATGCCTGGAAACGACAGGACGCCTTCCCAGCGAAGTCGTGGCCTGCGTCGGGGGCGGCTCAAATTCAGCCGGGATGTTCTACCCGTTCGTCGACGATACGGATGTCGAACTGACCGGAGTGGAGCCCGGTGGACGCGGTCCCAAACCCGGTGATCACGCCGGTACGCTGTCGTACGGCAGTAAAGGGATCCTTCACGGCACCTATAGCTACGTCCTGCAGGATGCGGACGGTCAAACATCCGATGTGCACTCCATTTCCGCGGGGCTCGACTATCCCGGTGTCGGGCCAGAGCACGCCTATTGGAAAGATACCGGTCGCGTGCGGTATCTCACCATTGGCGACGAACAGGCACTCGCAACCGTCCGCCACGTGGCTCGGACCGAAGGGATCCTTCCCGCCCTCGAGAGTTCGCACGCCATTGCTTATGCCCTGGATCGTGCCAAACAGCGGCCTGCGTCCGACATCATCGTGGTTTGTCTGTCGGGACGCGGAGATAAAGACGTCAACGAGGTGGCCCGCCTGACGGGACAAGAGCTCTAA
- the trpA gene encoding tryptophan synthase subunit alpha: MSEATRIASTFSALKSADRMAFMPFIAAGDPDVATTAKILRELASAGADLIEIGFPYSDPIADGPVIQASYTRALSKQVKLKEIFEMLSSVSGEISAPLVGMVSYAIIFRYGTENFVKQARSSGLAGLIVPDLPGDEAATFAAMMANEKLDLIQLIAPTTPPERAVKILQRATGFVYCIAVSGTTGVRKELAPHLADMLKSLRSQTNLPLAVGFGISGPDQIEHLRGKADGVIVGSAIVKLLEPLSVAGTDTTSVIRSVGDFTRSLAKAAHRE; this comes from the coding sequence GTGTCCGAAGCCACCCGAATCGCGTCGACATTCTCTGCACTCAAATCTGCCGACCGCATGGCGTTCATGCCTTTTATCGCGGCAGGCGACCCGGATGTGGCGACCACAGCCAAAATCCTGCGTGAACTGGCATCGGCAGGGGCCGACTTGATCGAGATCGGGTTTCCCTACAGTGATCCGATCGCGGATGGTCCGGTGATTCAGGCCTCATACACGCGTGCTCTGTCAAAGCAGGTCAAGCTCAAAGAGATCTTTGAGATGCTGTCCTCGGTCAGTGGCGAAATTTCTGCTCCGCTGGTCGGCATGGTCTCGTACGCAATTATTTTCCGATATGGGACTGAAAACTTCGTCAAACAGGCACGTTCATCCGGCCTGGCGGGACTGATCGTGCCTGATCTACCCGGCGACGAAGCCGCAACATTTGCCGCGATGATGGCGAATGAAAAGCTGGATTTAATCCAATTGATCGCCCCGACAACTCCACCAGAACGTGCGGTCAAAATCCTGCAGCGTGCCACCGGATTTGTCTATTGCATCGCAGTCTCGGGAACAACCGGAGTCCGGAAGGAACTCGCGCCGCATCTGGCCGACATGCTGAAGTCACTTCGATCGCAAACGAACCTGCCCTTGGCCGTTGGATTTGGAATCAGCGGTCCAGATCAGATCGAGCATCTTCGCGGCAAGGCCGACGGTGTGATTGTTGGCTCGGCCATCGTGAAGCTTCTGGAACCGCTGTCGGTCGCGGGTACCGACACTACTTCCGTGATCCGATCGGTCGGCGACTTCACGCGATCCCTGGCCAAAGCCGCGCATCGCGAGTGA
- a CDS encoding sugar phosphate isomerase/epimerase family protein, which yields MDAGNSGHSLSRRRFMGQGIAGFSALAATAGAQRPLSAADSPLRNGKSHMKLSLAAYSFSKLLTRRGTPEQLAQAKYTLEKFIDFCAEHDLDGTELTAYYFPKEITNEYLMSLKERTFRLGLDISGTAIGNDFCLPPGEARDENLKMCRDWIDYSAAIGAPVIRIFAGNIPKGDSEDAARERCVDAINQSLDYAATRGVCLALENHHGITSTPAQMLKIIRAVKPSPWFGVNFDGGNFHTDDPYADMIEIAPYAINAQVKVDIVAGGKKAPADLARVVKILKDATYRGFLVLEYESDEDPFVAVPRHLKTLRGLIS from the coding sequence ATGGACGCAGGGAATTCTGGTCACTCGTTATCACGCCGACGATTCATGGGACAGGGAATTGCGGGATTCTCGGCATTGGCCGCCACGGCGGGTGCCCAGCGGCCGCTTTCCGCTGCCGATTCACCGCTGCGAAATGGCAAATCGCACATGAAGCTCAGCCTGGCGGCCTACTCGTTCTCAAAGTTGCTGACGCGACGCGGAACACCCGAACAACTCGCCCAGGCGAAGTATACGCTGGAGAAGTTCATCGATTTCTGCGCCGAACATGACCTCGACGGAACCGAACTGACGGCGTACTACTTTCCGAAAGAGATCACGAATGAGTATCTGATGAGTCTGAAAGAGCGAACGTTCCGGCTGGGACTGGATATTTCGGGGACCGCCATTGGCAATGACTTCTGCTTGCCACCAGGAGAGGCGCGGGACGAAAATCTGAAGATGTGCCGTGACTGGATCGACTATTCCGCCGCGATCGGCGCACCCGTCATTCGCATTTTTGCAGGGAATATCCCCAAAGGCGACAGCGAAGACGCGGCACGCGAGCGGTGTGTTGACGCGATCAATCAATCGCTCGACTATGCCGCGACAAGGGGTGTCTGCCTGGCACTCGAAAATCATCATGGAATCACGTCGACCCCCGCGCAGATGCTGAAGATCATTCGCGCGGTGAAGCCGTCGCCATGGTTCGGCGTGAATTTTGACGGAGGGAACTTTCATACGGACGATCCGTATGCCGACATGATCGAGATTGCCCCGTACGCCATCAATGCACAGGTCAAGGTCGACATCGTAGCTGGCGGAAAGAAAGCCCCCGCAGACCTTGCTCGCGTGGTCAAGATTCTGAAAGACGCGACGTACCGCGGCTTCCTGGTCCTGGAGTACGAGTCTGACGAAGACCCGTTTGTCGCGGTTCCACGGCATCTGAAGACGCTTCGAGGACTGATTTCTTGA
- a CDS encoding ABC transporter ATP-binding protein yields the protein MTNSSPTLVVEQLTKDYATPAGPLTILRGFDLQMSRGEALAITGPSGSGKSTLLYLLGALDAPTTGRIRLEGQSPFQLNEKQQAHFRNAKIGFVFQDHHLLPQCTVLENVLIPMLAGSGADAQAETRARQLLQRVGLADRLTHYPSQLSGGEHQRVAVCRALINQPVLLLADEPTGNLDPITAESVGSLLLDLNREQNTLLICVTHSQELASRFPRHCELKEGRLEEQQK from the coding sequence ATGACCAACTCGTCTCCGACTCTGGTCGTCGAACAACTGACAAAAGATTATGCGACACCCGCCGGACCGCTCACGATTCTGCGCGGCTTTGACCTGCAGATGTCACGCGGCGAAGCACTGGCCATCACCGGACCGTCCGGGTCCGGAAAGAGCACCTTGCTATATTTACTCGGTGCACTCGACGCACCGACGACAGGTCGCATCCGGCTCGAGGGACAGTCTCCCTTTCAGCTCAACGAGAAACAACAGGCCCATTTTCGAAACGCCAAGATCGGATTTGTATTTCAAGATCACCACTTGCTGCCGCAATGTACGGTGCTCGAGAACGTCTTGATTCCAATGCTCGCGGGGTCGGGTGCGGATGCCCAAGCTGAAACTCGCGCCCGCCAATTGCTGCAGCGCGTGGGACTCGCCGATCGATTGACACATTATCCATCGCAATTGTCAGGGGGCGAACACCAGCGAGTCGCCGTCTGTCGAGCCCTCATTAACCAACCCGTGCTGCTGCTGGCCGACGAACCCACCGGAAACCTGGACCCGATCACGGCAGAAAGTGTCGGCTCATTGCTGCTCGACCTCAATCGCGAACAAAACACCTTGCTGATCTGTGTGACGCACAGCCAGGAACTGGCAAGCCGATTCCCGCGTCATTGTGAATTGAAAGAGGGACGACTCGAAGAACAACAGAAGTAA
- a CDS encoding amidohydrolase, giving the protein MLRCVAVLLCMLLLSESVFAQKEKLSESIVRREASSWDLALKIWALAEPGYQEIESARLLADVLEQAGFQVKRGVAEIPTAFTATFGSGSPVIAILGEYDALPGLSQEATTERMPRPSGTYGHACGHHLFGVASASAAIALAEQIAAKQLTGTVRFYGCPAEEGGSGKAFMVRAGLFHDCDAALHWHPSSRNTAGDSSCLARAAVKFRFHGLSAHAAGSPELGRSALDAIELTCHASELMREHTPDLTRIHHVITSGGGAPNVVPDFAEVFFYVRHPKAEIVRELYPRLVKCAQAGALATETKLEEQYLGGTMELLPNDRLAEIALANLKQLNDLKYDATQAQFAQRISETLARPQPLDSIAQVSDTSGEVGKGSTDVGDVSWVIPTAGFTTACFVPGTASHSWQAVAAGGTTIGKQGMQLAARTMAATVWDLLKQPEIVTQAKAEHARRLAGRKYEPLILPNQKAPLDYRRVLENQP; this is encoded by the coding sequence ATGCTCCGCTGCGTCGCCGTCCTATTGTGCATGCTGCTGCTCTCTGAATCTGTGTTCGCACAAAAAGAGAAACTGTCGGAGAGCATCGTTCGTCGCGAGGCGTCATCCTGGGACTTGGCGTTGAAAATCTGGGCCTTGGCAGAACCCGGATATCAGGAAATCGAATCGGCGAGACTGCTCGCGGACGTCCTGGAACAGGCCGGTTTTCAAGTCAAACGCGGCGTCGCGGAAATCCCCACCGCATTCACGGCCACCTTCGGCTCAGGCTCACCCGTGATCGCGATTCTCGGTGAGTACGACGCGTTACCCGGATTGTCTCAAGAAGCCACGACGGAACGGATGCCGCGCCCGTCTGGTACATACGGACATGCCTGCGGGCACCATCTGTTTGGAGTGGCATCCGCTTCTGCGGCGATCGCCTTGGCAGAACAGATTGCCGCAAAGCAATTGACGGGCACCGTGCGATTCTATGGCTGTCCTGCGGAAGAGGGCGGTAGCGGAAAAGCCTTCATGGTGCGCGCGGGACTCTTCCATGATTGCGACGCGGCACTCCATTGGCATCCATCCTCACGAAACACGGCCGGCGATTCGTCGTGCCTCGCACGCGCCGCCGTCAAATTTCGCTTTCATGGACTAAGTGCGCACGCGGCAGGTTCACCGGAACTCGGACGATCGGCGCTGGACGCCATTGAACTGACCTGTCACGCCTCGGAACTGATGCGTGAACATACGCCCGATCTGACGCGGATCCACCATGTCATCACCAGCGGAGGCGGTGCCCCCAACGTCGTTCCTGATTTCGCCGAAGTTTTCTTTTACGTCCGCCATCCCAAGGCGGAAATCGTGCGTGAGCTCTATCCGCGGCTCGTCAAATGTGCCCAGGCCGGTGCGCTCGCCACGGAAACCAAGCTGGAAGAACAGTATCTCGGCGGGACGATGGAACTGCTGCCCAATGACCGCCTGGCCGAGATTGCACTCGCGAATCTCAAGCAGTTGAACGATCTTAAGTACGACGCGACACAGGCCCAATTTGCACAACGCATCAGCGAAACGCTTGCCAGACCACAGCCGCTCGATTCCATCGCTCAGGTCAGCGACACGAGCGGCGAAGTGGGCAAAGGCTCGACGGATGTCGGAGACGTCTCGTGGGTCATTCCAACCGCAGGTTTCACGACGGCCTGCTTTGTCCCAGGAACCGCATCACACTCCTGGCAGGCCGTGGCGGCGGGCGGGACAACGATTGGAAAGCAAGGAATGCAACTGGCGGCGCGAACGATGGCGGCGACCGTCTGGGACTTGCTCAAGCAACCTGAAATCGTCACCCAGGCAAAGGCCGAGCATGCCAGACGCCTTGCCGGGCGGAAATACGAACCGCTGATCTTACCCAACCAAAAGGCACCGCTTGACTACCGCAGAGTCTTGGAAAATCAGCCGTAG